The nucleotide sequence GGGGTACTCGTTGGTGTCCCCGTGTTCTCTTCGTTATCCGGGCCCAGCGTGGTGCACCCTGCCCCGGCACTCACTCCGACCCCCGCGAGACTGAGGAACAATCGTCGCGTCGTCTGCATATCCGCCGCTAGGTCTCCGTCCCGTGATGAGTCGGTCTCCCGTTGGTTTGCCGGGTCGGGTTGGTCCACATTGGATGCCTTTTCCTCTTCCCGTGACAATTCCGGGTGGACGTCGCCATCTGTCACCATGATGGGTCATCCTCTCACAACATTGGCTTGAAACTATCGGTAATCAGCTTCTCCCCGCTCGCCGAGTACGCCTGCTTCAGGGCCTTCCTTCGCCGAAGTCACTGTCGAAACAGTTTCCAGCACCTGCTCGCTTAGCCAATGTTCGTCCACGTAGCGCTCGTAGACCGGCAAGCGCTCGCGAAGCGGGACGCCCGCATCGTCGGCGATCGCCCGAAGTTCGTCCAGTGCCGGCCAGGCGTAGTCGGGATTGACGTGGTCGTCGGTGACCGGCGAGACACCGCCAAGGTCGTCGACGCCACAATCGAGCAATTCGCGCGTCCGGGCCAGATTCGGCGGGACCTGGACGCTGATCGCCTCGGGCAATCCCGCCCGTGCCATCGCGACCGTCCGGCGCATCGTCTCCAGACTCGGCGGGTCGCGATCCCAGCGTTCGTTCGGCGAAACGGGCTGGACGATCACCTCCTGGATGTGGCCGTACCGTTCATGGAGCTCACGGATCGCCAGAATGCTCTCGGCGCGATCGCTCCAGTCCTCGCCGATGCCGACTAGAATGCCGGTCGTGAAGGGGACCCCGAGTTCGCCCGCGGTCCGGATCGTCGCGAGTCGTTGGCCGGGCTCTTTCCGGCGCGAACCCGAGTGCGCGTCGATGTCGGCGGTCGTCTCCAGCATCACGCCCATGCTCGCGTTCAGATCGGCGACTTCGGCCATCTGCTCGCGGGTCTGATCGCCCGGATTGGCGTGGGGCAGCAGCCCCTCCTCAAGCGCGATCTCGCAGGCCTCCCGGAGATAGGTGTGGATCGAGTCGTGGCCCCACTCGGCGAGTTGGTCGTGGATTGCGTCGTAGCGGTCGTCGGGATCGTCGCCGAAGGTAAAGAGGGCTTCCGTACAGCCGGCGTCGGCCCCCTCCCGGCAGATCTCGCGGACTTCTTCGGGCGAAAGCAGCGAGGCCTGGCCCGGCGGATCGTAGTACGTACAGTAGGTGCAGGTGTACCGGCAGGCAGTCGTCAGCGGGACGAAGACGTTTCTGGCGAAGGAGAGGTGGTCGGGGCCGCCGTCCTCGCCGGGTTCGGCGACGTCCTCGGGGCCGACCGACAGCAGTCGCTCGCGCTCGGCCGGATCGATCGTGACGTCGACGTCGTATTCGTCGGCCCCGGGGATCACGTCCGGCTATCGGATCACGTCGGTCAAAAACGTTCTGTCGACGGCAGTCACAACGTCGAACTGCAACCTTGAATTGCGCCGACATAGCCATATTTATACTCGAACCAGCCAGGACATTACACTGCGATGGAACGAAACGCAACGATCCTCTTTGTCGTCAGCATCTATCTGGTGTTAGTGTCGATATTGTTCAAAATCCCGAACGAAAACCTGGGGCTGTCAGTGCTTTTTCTGACGATGAGTGCAGCCACACTGCTTGCGGGGATAAACGTCGAGAAGGGGTTCGTTGAGATCAACTGACGAGCTCGTTGCCGGGACGACAGCGGCGGTCACCGCTGTACGCTGACACGCCCTTCGTCGACCGTGAGTTCGAACCCACGCTCGCGAAGCCACGCGGCCCCCCGCCCCTCGCCATGTAACAGCACCTCGGCGAGATCGTCGGGTTCGTCGACGTCATTCGCCAGCCGGAAGGAGTCGACCTCGACAGTGTCCGCGCCGATCTCCTCGGCGATCGATCGGTGATCCGTGATCGAGGCCTCGTGATAGTCGACGCGGAAGTCCGGATGACGGGCCACGATCGCGTTGGTTCCGCCACCACGACCCGGTGCGAGAACGACGTTTCCGTCAGCTTCGAACAGTCGATCCAGTGCGTCAGGTGTCACGAGCGCAAGGTCAGCCATGACGACTGCTATCGGTCCGTCAGCCGCCGCCAGTTGGTCGTTCACGGCCGCGTCGAGCGACCGTTCGTCGACGACGATGGGCCACTCGCAGTCGATATCGGTCGTCGCGAGGATCGTCGGCTCGAAGCCGACGGATTCGATCGTGCTGGCGATGTCTGCAAGCATGACACGTGCAAAATTCCGTCGCTCCGCAGTATCGAGAACGGGGGCCAAACGGGTTTTCGGATCGCGACCGTCGAACGGAACGACGACGCGCATCTACCGGAGTTTGTCGTAGTCGTCCTGCTGGGAGCGCCAGTAGTAGATCCCGCCGCCCAGCAGCGCGAGCACGACGAGTGCGCCGACGCCGTACAGGACCAGTTGGGTGGTCTGGGCGGACTGCTGTGCGGATTCGGCGGTGCTTTTGGCGTCTTCAGCGAGGTCCCGTGCCTCGCCGAAGTTCTCGCCGCTACCGTCGAAGACACCGATCGCGCTTTCGAGCGTGCTCCGAGCGTCCTGGCTGTCCGCGTCCTCGACCGCCTCATTCGCCTCGTCGATCAAGGTCCGCGTTTGGCTGCTCTCTTCCGTGAAGTGGTGGATCGAAACGGTTTCGATGCTGTTTACGTTGTCGCCCTGGATCCGGGTAAAATCAGCCCCGACAAACGACTGTGGCGGATCGTAGGAGAACTGTTCGACCGGTGGGACGGTTCCCGTAATCGAGACCTCGACGTGATCGAGGTTCTCCTCGCCGGCGATCGAGACCTCGAAACTCGTCGAGCCGTCGAAGCGGGTCGTGTTTTCGTCGCCACTGGGCGTGACCTTCGTGACTTCCCAGCCGGTCACGTTCCGGAGCTCGGTCGTCCCGTTGAGCCGCCACTGCTCGGAGGTCTCGTAGACGTCCGAGACCGTCGCCGAGACGGTGATTTCCTCGCCGACCTGTGCCTCCGCTGGTGCGTCCGCAGAGACCGATGCGGCCGTAACTGCGCCGACCGCAGCGAACGCGAACACCAGCACCGCCAACAGGGTAACCCCCTTAGAAGAGCGGATCCAACTCATCTTCGTCATCTTCTACCAGCGTCTCTAAGTTCTCTTCGCTTTCGTCCCGGATCTCGTCGATATTGTCCTGGGCCTCGATGGCGACCTGCTGGAGTTCCTTGATCCGCGGCACGTTGTGAACTCCTGATAGCAGGATGACGCTTGCGACGTATCCCGAATCGGAGACGGGGTAGTCCCCGCCCCGGACTTCCATACTGCCGGTCTGCTCTTCGAGCCACTTGCGCCCGCGCTCGATCCCTTTCCGATTGAGGTGGCCCGGCGGGCCCGAGAGCACCAGTAGCGCGCGCTCGGACCCGTCGATCTCACAGGGGAGCGTCAACCGACCCAGTGCGGCCTTCCGGACCAGCGACGTGATGCGGTTGGTCGTGTTTGCCGATTCCATCGAGTCCGATGAATCGTCGCCCCGGAATCGCGAAAGCAACCCGCTGGAGTCCTCGAGGTCGACCTCTTC is from Halorhabdus sp. BNX81 and encodes:
- the cofG gene encoding 7,8-didemethyl-8-hydroxy-5-deazariboflavin synthase subunit CofG, whose protein sequence is MIPGADEYDVDVTIDPAERERLLSVGPEDVAEPGEDGGPDHLSFARNVFVPLTTACRYTCTYCTYYDPPGQASLLSPEEVREICREGADAGCTEALFTFGDDPDDRYDAIHDQLAEWGHDSIHTYLREACEIALEEGLLPHANPGDQTREQMAEVADLNASMGVMLETTADIDAHSGSRRKEPGQRLATIRTAGELGVPFTTGILVGIGEDWSDRAESILAIRELHERYGHIQEVIVQPVSPNERWDRDPPSLETMRRTVAMARAGLPEAISVQVPPNLARTRELLDCGVDDLGGVSPVTDDHVNPDYAWPALDELRAIADDAGVPLRERLPVYERYVDEHWLSEQVLETVSTVTSAKEGPEAGVLGERGEADYR
- the cofC gene encoding 2-phospho-L-lactate guanylyltransferase — protein: MRVVVPFDGRDPKTRLAPVLDTAERRNFARVMLADIASTIESVGFEPTILATTDIDCEWPIVVDERSLDAAVNDQLAAADGPIAVVMADLALVTPDALDRLFEADGNVVLAPGRGGGTNAIVARHPDFRVDYHEASITDHRSIAEEIGADTVEVDSFRLANDVDEPDDLAEVLLHGEGRGAAWLRERGFELTVDEGRVSVQR